A part of Natator depressus isolate rNatDep1 chromosome 18, rNatDep2.hap1, whole genome shotgun sequence genomic DNA contains:
- the CROCC gene encoding rootletin isoform X2 — protein sequence MSAPERAADAELKLEAVIQKLESSVLTSGEGKSFTIRSSSEDAPPTRLLARIREIVAENLSEQESPACLGEMSSLLSLQEENRILQQELSRVEDLLAQSRAERDELAIKYNAISERLEESLRLKGTDPVTNADESPLEVGWLLGGSSLTELEQAISWSCRGLGTNRLEEMELRRRNQMLEQALRLETGERERESLENKSLAQQNVELRRHLEEEQAAYKRKLQAYQEGQQRQAQLVQKLQAKVLQYKKKCGEVEQQLLEKSTELEQQRLTSRLDMTDSRLRQDEEHSNDLENALIRLEEEQQRSASLAQVNAMLREQLDQANAANQALSEDIRKLTTDWTKARNELEQREVEWRREEESFNTYFSNEHSRLLTLWRQVVGFRRHFSEMKTMTERDLSELSNELSRSGRTIHAACLNLSSNLRLSESSASAALEKQALLLAQLEEQLKDKVRDMIQLQVRCDMEKAELGTRVAEMTATVERLKAQNSEKEKTVETLTQKLENLEAARAQEQAALEAEEIEALRTESEMLQQTLRDLAQAVLSDADSAIHLTGTERTTDVSDSDATGFSLRGLSSSLRTPSPLRRSSPRRSSSPRRSLSPAFSDSTLAVVHSALQKRQLQVQDIHGKYEAIQELVGSLKKQLAERDHERRSLEQKILQLKDDVDCSLRAKDDAMREASRFRSSADLLGSEKSNLERSLQALQQHMEALRQESERLQLANSDLQRQREHLEDEKDDIAKDKERAQKEIERGHKQLEQLEVKKSSLKKELMLVKEALNKATLEKEVSENEKVEMAEALSKAEASRAELELTASKLKAEEASLRDSLSKMSSLNEGLAQDKIELNRIISQLEEEKGAVLGQKREVEQEKASIRDELVRLEQEKLELDTERQGLEHSLQDVERSRERLERELLALQKERVQLQEQLGQLSRQRNAASEELGQARREQERLSEALLRAAREKEGLMKEKASLVVQLAASERENRGLAEEIAGLRSEKDALETTLFDIQQQRAQLDARKEQLEADSQNLLLAKEMLQVELASIRKQRELDVTRLERDKELLAQKLAQTEQEAQVTLRNKEVAHEEDVDRLQREKETVRLELESEREELLHRLSHEREELLARYEAEKEELSEEITALQQERDESLLQAENEKQQALSLKESEKTLLSEKLACAQHSLAGVTVEMERQKREAISRQEQDRSTINALTSELKSLRVQLEETIAAHEREARGLQEQVKELARQRECTLREVEELKTQLRMVEDARDSIRRDVIEAHRKVRESQEGHEVQRKDILDLRRSLSDEAKEKEALQSSNQELRAAVKRAESDRISLKRANEEKEQKLATLEEARAAVGKEAADLRSSLQEVERSRLEARRELQELRRQIKMLDSENAKKNKEVAELQARVALDEQREEESRRESFGLKQKIVESEASREFARKELHNLQRKLSEQEGEFRVREKDLLGSLEEARGNEKKLLDNARNLEIKLENAQAEAAELSLRLSAAEGRTLGLEAELARVEGLKRDVEFKLGSLHSALRRTLGISRGGRAPSPAIRGRSSSPKRLFSPTKGDNAYSTTDGRGSPTPQAGSPERSPSLRPLSPERALSPGRSEQLVADIDPEVVRAALRDFLQELRETQRERDDLRAQLGSLTRQLAEMESERDSASTRVQQLQKLVTESQEGRRSADGKLSSAQTALLLQEETLRRNDRERKALMDKVTALERSLQSADSDRRTTQEKISKMKANEAKLENDKRRLKEVLDASESRCTKLELLRRSLEGELQRVKLVLSDREVEIQVLQDRGDTLQRQVTDSEMKANALQLSVERLHLTLAKAEEGESALKDKVQGLALSLSESSANAGATQEKVLQLQKALTASEHDRRVLQERLDAARQAVSEAKKQNSGLADRVQVLKTEQQELEVQKEELEGQVRQQQELLRQCQESESTALRSLQKLQEDKHLLQERLGSLQRALAQLESEKREAERSSLRLEKDKMALKKTLDKVEREKLKTHEDSVRLLAEKGRLDRSLNTVEEELAEAQRQIQLLEENLSMVRRTITCSWAQVAEMEQTQSQSLVETATRHRQELQLEIERLRGSQLQAERTLEARERAHRQRVKGLEEQISTLKDQLQQELRRCQSHYSHSSLLSGN from the exons CTAGAGGAGAGCTTGCGCCTGAAGGGGACGGACCCGGTGACCAATGCTGAC GAATCCCCATTGGAGGTTGGATGGCTCCTGGGTGGGAGCTCCCTTACTGAG CTGGAGCAAGCCATCAGCTGGAGTTGTCGGGGGTTGGGCACCAACCGCTTGGAAGAGATGGAGCTGAGGAGGAGGAACCAAATG CTGGAGCAGGCCCTGCGTCTGGAGACCGGGGAGCGGGAGCGGGAGTCGCTGGAGAACAAGAGCCTGGCCCAGCAGAACGTCGAGCTGCGGCGccacctggaggaggagcaggcCGCCTACAAACGCAAGCTCCAGGCCTACCAGGAGGGCCAGCAGCGGCAGGCGCAGCTCGTGCAGAAGCTGCAGGCGAAG GTTCTCCAGTACAAGAAGAAGTGTGGGGAGGtggaacagcagctgctggagaaatCAACCGAGCTGGAGCAGCAGAGACTCACG AGCCGGCTAGACATGACGGACTCGCGCCTGCGCCAGGATGAAGAGCACAGCAATGACCTGGAGAACGCGCTCATccggctggaggaggagcagcaaag GAGCGCCAGCCTGGCCCAGGTCAACGCCATGCTGCGGGAGCAGCTGGACCAGGCCAACGCCGCCAACCAGGCCCTCAGCGAGGACATCCGGAAGCTGACGACTGACTGGACCAAAGCACGCAACGAGCTGGAGCAGCgggaggtggagtggaggcgaGAGGAGGAG tCATTCAACACCTACTTCAGCAACGAGCACAGCCGGCTGCTGACCCTCTGGAGACAGGTGGTGGGCTTCCGGCGCCACTTCAGTGAGATGAAGACCATGACCGAGAG GGACCTGTCGGAGCTGAGCAACGAGCTGTCCCGGTCCGGCCGCACCATCCACGCCGCCTGCCTGAACCTGAGCAGCAACTTGCGCCTGTCGGAGAGCAGCGCCAGCGCGGCCCTGGAGAAGcaggccctgctgctggcccagctggAGGAGCAGCTGAAGGACAAGGTGCGCGACATGATCCAGCTGCAGGTCAGGTGTGACATGGAGAAAGCGGAGCTCGGCACCAG agtCGCTGAGATGACGGCCACCGTGGAACGCTTGAAAGCCCAGAACTCGGAGAAGGAGAAGACGGTCGAGACGCTGACCCAGAAGCTGGAAAATCTG GAGGCTGCGCGGGCGCAGGAGCAGGCAGCGCTGGAGgccgaggagatcgaggccttgCGGACGGAGTCGGAGATGCTCCAGCAGACGCTGCGAGACCTTGCTCAG GCCGTCCTGTCCGACGCCGACAGCGCCATCCACCTCACAGGCACAGAGCGAACGACGGATGTTTCGGACAGCGACGCCACGGGATTCAGCCTGCGGGGCCTCTCCTCCAGCCTCCGCACCCCGTCTCCGCTCCGGCGCTCCTCCCCCCGGCGCAGCTCCTCCCCCCGGCGCAGCCTCTCACCGGCCTTCTCCGACTCCACGCTGGCCGTGGTGCACTCCGCCTTGCAGAAGAGGCAGCTGCAGGTGCAG GACATCCACGGCAAGTACGAAGCCATCCAGGAGCTGGTGGGCTCCCTGAAGAAGCAGCTGGCGGAAAGAGATCACGAGCGACGCTCCCTGGAGCAGAAGATCCTGCAGCTGAAGGACGACGTCGACTGCTCCTTGCGGGCCAAGGACGATGCCATGCGGGAAGCCAGCCGCTTCCGCTCCTCGGCTGACCTGCTGGGCAG TGAGAAGAGCAACCTGGAGCGAAGCCTGCAGGCCCTGCAGCAGCACATGGAGGCCCTGCGGCAGGAGAGCGAGAGGCTGCAGTTGGCCAACAGCGACCTGCAGCGGCAGCGAGAACACCTGGAGGACGAGAAGGACGACATCGCCAAGGACAAGGAGCGGGCGCAGAAGGAGATTGAGCGCGG CCACAAACAGCTGGAGCAGCTGGAAGTGAAGAAATCCAGTCTGAAAAAGGAGCTGATGCTTGTTAAGGAGGCTCTGAACAAAGCCACCCTGGAGAAGGAGGTGTCTGAGAATGAGAAGGTGGAGATGGCAGAGGCGCTTTCCAAG GCGGAGGCGAGCCGGGCCGAGCTGGAGCTGACCGCCAGCAAGCTGAAGGCGGAGGAGGCCTCGCTGCGCGACTCGCTGTCCAAGATGAGCTCCCTGAACGAGGGGCTGGCCCAGGATAAAATTGAACTCAACAGGATCATCAGCCAG ctggaggaggagaagggggccgTGTTGGGGCAGAAGCGGGAGGTGGAGCAGGAGAAGGCCTCAATCCGCGACGAGCTGGTCCGGCTGGAGCaggagaagctggagctggacacggagaggcaggggctggagcactccCTGCAGGATGTGGAGCGGAGCCGGGAGAGGCTGGAGAGGGAGCTGCTGGCCCTGCAGAAGGAGAGggtgcagctgcaggagcagctggggcag ctgTCCCGCCAGAGGAACGCGGCCAGCGAGGAGCTGGGGCAGGCCCGCCGGGAGCAGGAGCGGCTCAGCGAGGCCCTGCTGCGAGCCGCCAGGGAGAAGGAGGGGCTGATGAAGGAGAAGGCCAGCCTGGTGGTGCAGCTGGCTGCGTCGGAGCGGGAGAACAGGGGGCTGGCGGAGGAGATCGCCGGGCTCCG GTCGGAGAAGGATGCCTTGGAGACCACCCTCTTTGACATCCAGCAGCAGCGTGCTCAGCTGGACGCCCGGAAGGAGCAGCTGGAGGCCGACAGCCAGAACCTGCTCCTGGCCAAGGAGATGCTGCAGG tggagctggccagCATCCGCAAGCAGAGGGAGCTGGACGTGACCCGGCTGGAGAGGGATAAGGAGCTGCTGGCTCAGAAGTTGGCTCAAACGGAGCAGGAGGCCCAGGTCACGCTGAGAAACAAGGAGGTGGCTCACGAGGAGGACGTGGATCGGCTCCAGAGGGAGAAG GAGACAGTGCGCCTGGAGTTGGAGTCGGAGCGGGAGGAGCTGCTGCACCGGCTGAGCCACGAGCGGGAGGAGCTGCTGGCCCGCTACGAGGCGGAGAAGGAGGAGTTGAGCGAGGAGATCACCGCGCTGCAGCAGGAGCGGGATGAGAGCCTCCTGCAGGCAGAGAACGAGAAGCAGCAG GCCCTGTCCCTCAAGGAGTCGGAGAAGACCCTCCTGTCGGAGAAGCTGGCCTGCGCCCAGCACAGCCTCGCCGGCGTGACCGTGGAGATGGAGCGGCAGAAGCGAGAGGCCATCAGCCGGCAGGAGCAGGACCGG AGCACCATCAACGCCCTGACCTCGGAGCTGAAGAGCTTGCGGGTGCAGTTGGAAGAAACCATCGCGGCCCACGAGCGGGAGGCCCGGGGGCTGCAGGAGCAGGTCAAGGAGCTGGCCAGGCAGCGGGAATGCACCCTCCGCGAG GTGGAGGAGCTGAAGACCCAGCTGCGCATGGTGGAGGATGCCCGGGACAGCATCCGGCGGGACGTGATCGAGGCCCACCGGAAAGTACGGGAGAGCCAGGAGGGCCACGAGGTCCAGAGGAAGGACATCCTGGACCTGCGGCGCAGCCTGAGCGACGAGGCCAAGGAAAAGGAGGCACTGCAGAGCTCCAACCAGGAGCTGCGGGCTGCCGTCAAGCGAGCCGAGAGCGACCGCATCAG CCTGAAGCGGGCCAACGAGGAGAAGGAGCAGAAGCTGGCTACCCTGGAGGAGGCGCGGGCAGCCGTGGGCAAGGAAGCCGCCGACCTGAGGAGCAGCCTGCAGGAGGTGGAGCGATCGCGGCTGGAGGCCcgcagggagctgcaggagctgaggcgacag ATCAAGATGCTGGACAGTGAGAACGCCAAGAAGAACAAGGAGGTGGCAGAGCTGCAGGCCCGGGTGGCACTGGATGAGCAGCGGGAGGAGGAGAGCCGGCGGGAATCCTTCGGCCTCAAGCAGAAGATTGTGGAGAGCGAAGCCAGCAGGGAGTTTGCCAGGAAGGAG CTCCACAACCTGCAGCGGAAGCTGTCGGAACAGGAGGGCGAGTTCCGGGTGAGGGAGAAGGACCTCCTGGGCAGCCTGGAGGAGGCCCGCGGCAATGAGAAGAAGCTGCTGGACAACGCCCGCAACCTGGAGATCAAGCTGGAGAACGCGCAGGCTGAGGCGGCGGAGCTGAGCCTCCGGCTGAGTGCCGCCGAGGGCCGCACCCTCGGCCTGGAGGCTGAGCTGGCTCGAGTGGAGGGGTTGAAGCGGGACGTGGAGTTCAAGCTGGGGAGCCTGCATTCCGCCCTGAGGCGCACCCTGGGCATCAGCCGGGGAGGCcgggcccccagcccagccatcAGGGGGCGTAGCAGCTCCCCCAAAAGACTCTTCTCTCCTACCAAAG GTGACAACGCGTACAGCACCACGGATGGGCGcggcagccccaccccacaggcgGGCAGCCCCGAGCGCAGCCCCAGCTTGCGCCCTCTGTCTCCGGAGCGTGCCCTCTCGCCCGGCCGCAGCGAGCAGCTGGTGGCGGATATCGACCCTGAAGTGGTGCGGGCCGCCCTCCGGGACTTCCTGCAGGAGCTGCGGGAGACGCAGCGCGAGCGG GATGACCTGCGGGCCCAGCTGGGCAGCCTGACCCGCCAGCTGGCTGAGATGGAGTCGGAGCGGGACAGCGCCAGCACCCGagtgcagcagctgcagaagctaGTGACGGAAAGCCAGGAAG GGAGGCGCAGCGcggacggcaagctgagcagcgCCCAGACcgccctcctgctgcaggaggagaccCTCCGCCGCAATGACCGGGAGCGCAAGGCATTGATGGACAAGGTGACGGCGCTGGAGCGGAGCCTGCAGTCGGCAGACAGCGACCGGCGAACCACCCAG GAGAAGATCAGCAAGATGAAAGCCAACGAGGCCAAGCTGGAGAACGACAAGCGGCGCCTGAAGGAGGTCCTGGACGCCTCGGAGAGCCGCTGCACCAAGCTGGAGCTGCTGCGGCGCTCGCtggagggggagctgcagagggtGAAGCTGGTGCTGAGTGACCGCGAGGTGGAGATCCAGGTGCTGCAGGACCGCGGTGACACGCTGCAGAGACAG GTCACCGACAGCGAGATGAAGGCCAACGCCCTGCAGCTGTCTGTGGAGCGACTGCACCTTACCCTGGCCAAGGCCGAGGAAGGTGAGAGCGCCCTGAAGGACAAGGTGCAGGGCCTGGCCCTGTCTCTGTCAGAGAGCAGTGCCAACGCCGGTGCCACCCAGGAGAAGgtgctccagctgcagaaggCGCTGACGGCCAGCGAGCATGACCGCCGAGTGCTGCAG GAGCGGCTGGACGCTGCCCGCCAGGCGGTCTCAGAAGCCAAGAAGCAGAACAGCGGGCTGGCCGACCGGGTCCAGGTGCTGAAAACcgagcagcaggagctggaggtGCAGAAGGAGGAGCTCGAAGGGCAGGTccggcagcagcaggag CTGCTGCGCCAGTGCCAGGAGAGCGAGAGCACGGCCCTGCGGAGCCTGCAGAAGCTGCAGGAGGACAAGCACCTGCTGCAGGAGCGGCTGGGCAGCCTGCAGCGGGcgctggcccagctggagagtgaGAAGCGGGAGGCGGAGCGCTCCTCCCTGCGGCTGGAGAAGGACAAGATGGCCCTGAAGAAGACCCTGGACAAG GTGGAGCGCGAGAAGCTGAAGACGCACGAGGATTCGGTGCGGCTGTTGGCGGAGAAGGGCCGGCTGGACCGCTCCCTCAACACGGTGGAGGAGGAGTTGGCGGAGGCTCAGCGGCAGATCCAGCTGCTCGAG GAGAACCTAAGCATGGTTAGAAGGACGATAACGTGTTCCTGG